A single genomic interval of Nonomuraea rubra harbors:
- a CDS encoding cell division protein FtsQ/DivIB, with the protein MKARTAFLVLLTAGVVGSAAWLVFFSPVLGVRSIEIVGNLTVPSERIEQQAGVADLHPLATVNLADVETRVLGIRQLASAKVDRVWPGTLKIEVVERQPVAAVQAGDKVAIVDGQGVVIELKPAAPPMLPLLKVDRPQQGDPAMMAALKVIEAVPDEVAAKVRQVRAGTAEGVTLTLSDGRTVIWGGPDRPEEKGRILSSLLKSERSVTLYDVSSPDVVTLK; encoded by the coding sequence ATGAAGGCGCGCACGGCGTTCCTGGTGCTGCTGACGGCAGGGGTGGTGGGCTCGGCCGCGTGGCTGGTGTTCTTCTCGCCCGTGCTGGGAGTGCGTTCGATCGAGATCGTGGGAAATCTCACAGTCCCCAGCGAGCGGATCGAGCAGCAGGCCGGCGTGGCGGACCTGCACCCCCTCGCCACCGTGAACCTCGCCGACGTCGAGACCCGCGTCCTGGGCATCAGACAGCTCGCCTCGGCCAAGGTCGACCGGGTCTGGCCCGGCACGCTCAAGATCGAGGTGGTCGAGCGCCAGCCGGTCGCCGCGGTCCAGGCGGGCGACAAGGTGGCGATCGTCGACGGGCAGGGCGTGGTGATCGAGCTCAAGCCGGCCGCCCCGCCCATGCTGCCGCTGCTCAAGGTGGACCGCCCGCAGCAGGGCGACCCCGCCATGATGGCCGCGCTCAAGGTCATCGAGGCGGTGCCCGACGAGGTGGCGGCCAAGGTCAGGCAGGTACGCGCGGGCACGGCCGAGGGCGTGACGCTGACGCTGTCGGACGGCCGTACCGTCATCTGGGGTGGCCCGGACCGGCCGGAGGAGAAGGGCCGCATCCTCAGCTCGCTGCTCAAGAGCGAAAGATCGGTCACCCTGTACGACGTCAGCTCACCCGACGTGGTGACCCTGAAGTGA
- the murC gene encoding UDP-N-acetylmuramate--L-alanine ligase: protein MSLVKLVDPVSVEELGRVHFIGIGGAGMSGIARILLKRGVRVTGSDARSSEQITELRELGATVHIGHAASHIRDVDTVVVSTAIRDSNPELGEALKQGLRIIPRAAALASVMAGRTAVAIAGTHGKTTTTSMLTVALQKCGADPSYCVGGQLVTTGLGADDGQGRVFVAEADESDGSFLMLAPDLAVVTNVEADHLDNYGDPRAVHDSFARFAERVGSLLIACADDPGAAELARRARERGLRVRTYGAQGDDYRVSGVRPDGFGTVFTIEGRGEVRLAVPGAHNALNATAVIAVADELGLPFEEIREGLGAFTGAKRRFEAKGEAGGIAVFDSYAHHPTELTADLKAARDVVASYSGTGRVIAIFQPHLYSRTRFFADEFGLALGLADEAIVLDVYGAREDPEPGVSGAMVAGRVPLPPERVAYAPDRSAVPAMVAERARPGDIVLTMGAGDVTELGPQIVARLA from the coding sequence ATGAGTCTCGTGAAGCTGGTCGATCCCGTGTCCGTCGAAGAGTTGGGCCGGGTGCACTTCATCGGCATCGGCGGCGCGGGAATGTCGGGGATCGCCCGCATCCTGCTCAAGCGCGGCGTGCGGGTGACGGGCAGCGACGCGCGCAGCTCCGAGCAGATCACCGAGCTGCGCGAGCTGGGCGCCACCGTGCACATCGGGCACGCCGCCTCCCACATCAGGGACGTCGACACCGTGGTCGTCTCCACCGCCATCCGCGACTCCAACCCCGAGCTGGGCGAGGCGCTCAAGCAGGGGCTGCGGATCATCCCGCGGGCCGCCGCGCTGGCCTCCGTCATGGCCGGGCGCACCGCGGTCGCCATCGCCGGCACCCACGGCAAGACCACCACCACCTCCATGCTCACCGTGGCGCTGCAGAAGTGCGGCGCCGACCCGTCCTACTGCGTGGGCGGGCAGCTCGTCACCACCGGGCTCGGCGCCGACGACGGGCAGGGGCGGGTGTTCGTGGCCGAGGCCGACGAGAGCGACGGCTCCTTCCTGATGCTCGCCCCCGACCTCGCCGTGGTGACCAACGTCGAGGCCGACCACCTCGACAACTACGGCGACCCGCGGGCCGTGCACGACAGCTTCGCCCGCTTCGCCGAGCGGGTCGGCTCGCTGCTCATCGCCTGCGCCGACGACCCCGGCGCGGCGGAGCTGGCGCGGCGCGCCAGGGAGCGGGGGCTGCGCGTCAGGACGTACGGCGCCCAGGGTGACGACTACCGCGTCTCCGGCGTCAGGCCCGACGGGTTCGGCACCGTCTTCACCATCGAGGGCAGGGGCGAGGTGCGGCTGGCCGTTCCCGGGGCTCACAACGCGCTCAACGCCACCGCGGTGATCGCCGTGGCCGACGAGCTGGGGCTCCCGTTCGAGGAGATCAGGGAGGGCCTGGGGGCCTTCACCGGGGCCAAGCGGCGCTTCGAGGCCAAGGGCGAGGCCGGGGGCATCGCCGTGTTCGACAGCTACGCCCACCACCCGACCGAGCTGACCGCTGACCTGAAGGCCGCCAGGGACGTCGTGGCGTCCTACTCCGGCACCGGGCGGGTGATCGCGATCTTCCAGCCGCACCTGTACTCGCGGACGCGGTTCTTCGCCGACGAGTTCGGCCTGGCGCTGGGGCTGGCCGACGAGGCCATCGTGCTCGACGTCTACGGGGCCAGGGAGGATCCCGAGCCCGGGGTGTCGGGGGCCATGGTGGCCGGGCGGGTGCCGTTGCCGCCCGAGCGGGTGGCGTACGCGCCGGACCGGTCGGCCGTGCCGGCGATGGTGGCCGAGCGGGCGCGGCCGGGCGACATCGTGCTGACGATGGGGGCCGGCGACGTGACGGAGCTGGGGCCGCAGATCGTGGCGCGCCTGGCCTGA
- the murG gene encoding undecaprenyldiphospho-muramoylpentapeptide beta-N-acetylglucosaminyltransferase yields MRVVLAGGGTAGHIEPALALADALRHLDGSVGITCVGTERGLETRLVPARGYELELVPAVPLPRAITPSLLTVPGRLAGAINATAAILDRVKADVLVGFGGYVATPAYLAAKRRGVPIVVHEANPRPGLANRLGARLTDHVFSGFPDAALPKAEFIGTPLRREIVTLDRLSTGDKARSWFGLENDRPTLLVFGGSQGARSINEAALAAAPVLRRAGVQVLHVLGPKNTVEHEPPPGDPQYVLLPYVDRMDLAYAAADLALCRSGALTCAELTAVGLPAAYVPLPHGNGEQRINAERIVAGGGGLLADDAELSPEWIIHNVLPILHDPERVAVMSEAASRLGRKDADIMLARKVLEIAR; encoded by the coding sequence ATGAGGGTGGTCCTCGCCGGTGGGGGGACAGCCGGGCACATCGAGCCCGCGCTCGCCCTTGCGGACGCGCTGCGTCATCTTGACGGGAGCGTCGGCATCACCTGCGTGGGCACGGAGCGCGGCTTGGAGACGCGGCTCGTGCCTGCCAGGGGCTACGAGCTGGAGCTGGTGCCGGCCGTGCCGCTGCCCAGGGCGATCACTCCGAGCCTGCTCACCGTGCCCGGCAGGCTGGCCGGGGCGATCAACGCCACGGCGGCGATCCTCGACCGCGTCAAGGCCGACGTCCTCGTCGGCTTCGGCGGGTACGTGGCGACCCCCGCCTACCTGGCGGCCAAGCGGCGTGGCGTGCCGATCGTCGTGCACGAGGCCAACCCGCGCCCCGGCCTGGCCAACCGGCTGGGCGCGCGGCTGACCGACCACGTGTTCAGCGGGTTCCCCGACGCCGCGCTGCCCAAGGCCGAGTTCATCGGCACGCCGCTGCGGCGCGAGATCGTCACGCTCGACCGGCTGTCCACGGGCGACAAGGCGCGCTCGTGGTTCGGGCTGGAGAACGACCGGCCGACGCTGCTGGTGTTCGGCGGCTCGCAGGGCGCCAGGTCGATCAACGAGGCCGCGCTCGCCGCCGCCCCCGTGCTGCGCAGGGCCGGCGTTCAGGTGCTGCACGTGCTGGGCCCGAAGAACACCGTCGAGCACGAGCCGCCGCCAGGCGACCCGCAGTACGTGCTGCTGCCGTACGTGGACCGCATGGATCTCGCCTACGCCGCCGCCGACCTGGCCCTGTGCCGCAGCGGCGCGCTGACCTGCGCGGAGCTGACGGCGGTGGGGCTGCCCGCCGCGTACGTGCCGCTGCCGCACGGCAACGGCGAGCAGCGCATCAACGCCGAGCGCATCGTCGCGGGCGGCGGCGGCCTGCTGGCCGACGACGCCGAGTTGTCACCCGAATGGATCATCCACAACGTGCTGCCCATCCTCCACGACCCGGAGCGGGTCGCCGTCATGTCGGAGGCCGCCTCCAGACTGGGGAGGAAGGACGCCGATATCATGCTTGCCAGGAAAGTGTTGGAGATAGCCCGATGA
- the ftsW gene encoding putative lipid II flippase FtsW has product MSASAEERVRAPAPAKEGPQGWAREQLGALKELLDRPLTTYYLIIMCSALLLALGLMMVLSASSIEALQKTGSPFSWFIKQSLSAAIGVPVMYLCSRLPVRFFRWAGYPVMALSIIALVMVLFIGSSELGAQRWIYIGPLTIQPSEPAKLGLVLWGADLLARRARQGRIEWRQLLIPLMPGTAILAVMVMLGRDLGTTLVLFMIFLSLLWVVGAPVKLFGGIMALAVLAAVIMIKVEPYRMARIGAFLDPWADAQGAGYQAVQGQIAMGSGSWFGLGLGESRQKWSWLPHGESDFIFAIIGEELGLMGTLMVVALFGLLGYAGLRVAVRVNDPFIRLAAAAMVAWIVGQATVNMGAVLGVLPITGIPLPLVSYGGSALLPTLAALGMLLSFAKREPGAREALAARGPGPAARALSWLGLGGTTRGRVTR; this is encoded by the coding sequence ATGAGCGCGAGCGCTGAGGAGCGGGTCAGGGCGCCCGCCCCCGCGAAGGAGGGCCCGCAGGGCTGGGCCCGCGAGCAGCTCGGCGCGCTGAAGGAGCTGCTCGACCGGCCGCTGACCACCTACTACCTGATCATCATGTGCAGCGCGCTGCTGCTCGCACTCGGGCTGATGATGGTGCTGTCCGCCTCCAGCATCGAGGCGCTGCAGAAGACCGGCAGCCCGTTCTCGTGGTTCATCAAGCAGTCGCTGTCGGCCGCGATCGGCGTGCCCGTCATGTACCTGTGCTCGCGCCTGCCCGTCAGGTTCTTCCGCTGGGCCGGCTACCCGGTCATGGCGCTGTCGATCATCGCGCTGGTCATGGTGCTGTTCATCGGCTCGTCGGAGCTGGGCGCGCAGCGGTGGATCTACATCGGCCCGCTGACCATCCAGCCGTCGGAGCCGGCCAAGCTCGGGCTCGTCCTGTGGGGCGCCGACCTGCTGGCCAGGCGGGCGCGGCAGGGCCGCATCGAGTGGCGGCAGCTGCTGATCCCGCTCATGCCCGGCACCGCGATCCTGGCCGTCATGGTCATGCTCGGCCGCGACCTGGGCACCACGCTCGTGCTGTTCATGATCTTCCTGTCGCTGCTGTGGGTGGTGGGGGCGCCGGTCAAGCTGTTCGGCGGCATCATGGCGCTGGCGGTGCTGGCCGCGGTCATCATGATCAAGGTGGAGCCGTACCGGATGGCGCGCATCGGCGCCTTCCTCGACCCGTGGGCCGACGCGCAGGGCGCCGGTTACCAGGCCGTGCAGGGGCAGATCGCGATGGGCTCGGGCAGCTGGTTCGGGCTGGGGCTGGGCGAGAGCCGGCAGAAGTGGAGCTGGCTGCCGCACGGCGAGAGCGACTTCATCTTCGCCATCATCGGCGAGGAGCTCGGGCTGATGGGCACGCTGATGGTGGTGGCGCTGTTCGGGCTGCTCGGCTACGCGGGGCTGCGCGTGGCCGTCCGGGTCAACGACCCCTTCATCAGGCTCGCCGCCGCCGCCATGGTGGCCTGGATCGTCGGGCAGGCGACCGTCAACATGGGGGCCGTGCTCGGCGTGCTGCCGATCACGGGCATCCCCCTCCCGCTGGTCTCGTACGGCGGCTCCGCGCTGCTGCCCACGCTCGCCGCGCTCGGCATGCTGCTGTCGTTCGCCAAGCGCGAGCCAGGCGCGCGTGAGGCCTTGGCGGCTCGTGGCCCCGGACCGGCCGCCCGGGCCCTAAGCTGGCTTGGCCTGGGGGGTACGACCAGAGGCCGAGTGACACGTTAG